In Paenibacillus sp. FSL R7-0345, a single window of DNA contains:
- a CDS encoding LLM class flavin-dependent oxidoreductase has protein sequence MTINNNMKPGITPAFEFGIYTLGDLVADCHTGQQISPQQRLQEVIAAAQLADEAGLDVFGVGEHHRLDFVISSMPVVLAAIAQVTKQIKLTSATTVLSTADPVRIFEDFATLDLLSGGRAEIINGRGAFLESFPLFGYDLEDYKKLFAENLELLLELNKHEVVNWKGSFRSPLTNAEIAPRPLQPKLPLWVGIGGSPESAEQAGRLGIGMAIAILSGSPEPFQNLAGTYRRSGAEAGHAAEDLKIAITSHGYIAKTSQQAVDEYYPYYYSYRNAISPKPGQEYRVSRSDFGRFVSPVNTLAVGSPQQIIEKILYQHELFGHNRFMTQLDIGGLPYSKVATAIELLATEVAPVVRREIAKKNSSAGH, from the coding sequence ATGACTATTAACAACAACATGAAGCCGGGCATTACCCCGGCATTTGAGTTCGGCATTTATACCCTGGGCGATCTGGTGGCGGATTGCCATACCGGGCAGCAGATCAGTCCGCAGCAGCGGCTGCAGGAGGTTATTGCTGCTGCTCAGCTGGCAGACGAAGCAGGCCTTGATGTCTTTGGCGTGGGGGAGCATCACCGGCTGGATTTTGTTATCTCCTCCATGCCGGTTGTACTCGCTGCTATTGCCCAGGTGACCAAGCAGATCAAGCTGACCAGTGCGACCACTGTGCTGAGCACAGCTGATCCGGTACGGATTTTCGAGGATTTTGCCACCCTGGATCTGCTGTCCGGCGGCCGGGCGGAGATTATTAACGGGCGCGGCGCTTTTCTCGAATCCTTCCCGCTGTTCGGGTACGATCTGGAGGACTATAAGAAGCTGTTTGCCGAGAATCTGGAGCTGCTGCTGGAGCTGAACAAGCATGAGGTCGTGAACTGGAAGGGCAGCTTCCGCTCACCGCTGACCAATGCGGAGATTGCTCCCCGTCCCCTGCAGCCTAAGCTCCCGCTCTGGGTGGGAATTGGCGGCTCTCCTGAGAGTGCCGAGCAGGCCGGACGGCTGGGTATCGGAATGGCAATTGCGATTCTCAGCGGCAGTCCCGAGCCGTTCCAGAATCTTGCAGGCACTTACCGCCGCAGCGGCGCCGAGGCCGGACATGCTGCCGAAGACCTGAAGATTGCCATTACGAGCCACGGCTATATCGCCAAAACCTCGCAGCAGGCGGTCGATGAATACTACCCTTACTATTACAGCTACCGCAACGCCATCAGCCCGAAGCCCGGACAGGAATACCGGGTTTCACGCAGCGACTTCGGCCGCTTCGTTTCCCCGGTCAATACGCTGGCTGTCGGCAGCCCGCAGCAGATCATCGAGAAGATCCTTTACCAGCATGAGCTGTTCGGCCATAACCGCTTCATGACCCAGCTCGACATCGGCGGGCTTCCCTACAGCAAAGTAGCTACCGCCATCGAACTGCTCGCCACAGAGGTTGCTCCGGTTGTGCGCCGGGAAATCGCCAAAAAGAACAGTTCTGCCGGGCACTAA
- a CDS encoding helix-turn-helix domain-containing protein — translation MILGKTVGQIRRSKGIKQAVLAGGIMSRSNLSRFESGHYYPGYDKLILLLDKLEMSLEELLFLHQDNAPQLKRTLHLSLTEAGNRYDFECVRAVSRECRLMYESTKTEAYYHLYLLGQGVLIQHQQADEIRTLPEIAAYIKPYLLGVDRWYLYEFKLLNNFLFTLSCSDAVFFGLRGAKEFDRYQSFPESRTVQQHLLQNLSILCLKERRYEQGLQFLEQALPLADKTHLLYDKIITQVYYELTLLCLKRKDSTAELISYLNILKQLEFEDSYQALLKVCRGHLVEGI, via the coding sequence ATGATTCTTGGCAAAACGGTCGGACAGATCCGCAGGTCAAAAGGAATTAAACAGGCCGTACTGGCCGGTGGCATCATGAGCCGCTCCAATCTCTCGCGTTTTGAAAGCGGGCATTATTATCCCGGTTATGACAAGCTGATTCTGCTGCTGGACAAGCTGGAGATGTCGCTGGAGGAGCTGCTGTTTCTGCATCAGGACAACGCTCCCCAACTGAAGCGGACGCTGCATCTGAGCCTGACTGAGGCGGGCAACCGGTATGATTTTGAATGTGTCAGGGCGGTCAGCCGGGAGTGCCGCCTCATGTATGAGTCTACAAAGACTGAAGCCTACTACCATCTGTATCTGCTTGGCCAGGGGGTGCTGATTCAGCATCAGCAGGCGGATGAAATCAGGACATTGCCTGAAATTGCCGCGTATATCAAACCGTATTTACTTGGTGTGGACAGATGGTACCTTTACGAGTTCAAGCTGCTGAACAATTTTCTGTTTACGCTCAGCTGCAGCGATGCCGTATTTTTTGGCCTCAGAGGGGCGAAGGAATTTGACCGATACCAGTCTTTTCCCGAGAGCAGGACGGTCCAGCAGCATCTGCTGCAGAACCTCTCGATTCTGTGCCTCAAGGAACGCCGCTATGAGCAGGGCCTGCAATTTCTTGAACAAGCGCTCCCGTTAGCCGATAAAACCCATCTGCTGTACGATAAAATTATTACTCAGGTCTACTATGAGCTTACATTGCTCTGCCTGAAACGGAAGGATAGCACGGCTGAGCTGATATCCTATCTGAATATCCTCAAACAGCTGGAGTTCGAAGACAGTTATCAGGCGCTGCTGAAGGTATGCCGCGGGCATCTGGTGGAAGGGATCTAA
- a CDS encoding MFS transporter yields the protein MNLLAARQLNSRVWNILAGTLFTRTALFMSVPYLSIFLMSQKHIPLLLTSLILAVNPLAGVAFSWLGGAIADKLPLHKILLYTPLVWGTVFILFYFAGGFWSFLVLNALNGLCYSLFEPASKKMLSTESLPEHRLLVFNLRYTAINVGCFAGPLLSLLFNMKMTLFPYVILGIMYILYGASTSYFFRKTPAAANAPIPVQIKSVRSLQALSVIRKDHVYLLLVAGMSFSYFGYSQLNSTVSQFLSNTAMPADGTRLYSILLSANAIVILAAQFAVLRLISGWNPFNVVLLSNLLIGLSFLFFLFPAAYLPLLLFIIVFSLGELLIGARFDALVDELSCAENKGLYFGCTEIVKLGTISGPVVGGSLLGLFGFQTAWPVFGLLAVITLAGAGLIRAAGMKHLRSRTTVKSGATPAARPNQEHKCL from the coding sequence ATGAATTTACTTGCAGCACGACAGCTGAACAGCAGGGTGTGGAATATTCTGGCGGGGACTCTTTTTACGAGAACGGCCCTGTTCATGAGCGTTCCTTATCTGTCTATTTTTCTGATGAGTCAAAAGCATATCCCGCTCCTGCTCACCAGTCTGATCCTCGCGGTTAATCCGCTGGCGGGTGTCGCTTTCAGCTGGCTCGGGGGTGCAATCGCCGATAAACTGCCGCTGCACAAAATCCTTCTGTACACGCCCCTAGTCTGGGGCACGGTGTTCATTCTGTTTTATTTTGCCGGCGGCTTCTGGAGCTTTCTGGTGCTGAACGCGCTGAACGGCTTGTGCTATTCTCTCTTCGAACCAGCCAGCAAAAAGATGCTGTCCACTGAGTCCCTCCCGGAGCATCGTCTGCTCGTATTCAACCTGCGCTACACGGCGATTAACGTCGGCTGTTTTGCCGGTCCTCTGCTCAGTCTGCTGTTTAATATGAAAATGACCCTGTTCCCCTACGTCATCCTCGGCATCATGTATATTCTGTACGGCGCTTCCACGTCATACTTTTTCCGCAAGACTCCCGCTGCAGCTAATGCCCCTATTCCTGTTCAGATTAAAAGCGTCCGCAGCCTGCAGGCCCTCTCCGTGATCCGCAAAGATCATGTATACCTGCTGCTGGTGGCAGGCATGAGCTTTTCCTATTTCGGCTATTCGCAGCTAAACAGTACGGTCTCTCAGTTTCTGTCGAACACTGCCATGCCCGCGGATGGTACCCGGTTATACTCTATTTTGTTGTCGGCCAACGCCATTGTCATTCTGGCTGCCCAGTTCGCCGTGCTGCGCCTGATATCCGGCTGGAATCCGTTCAACGTGGTGCTGCTCAGCAATCTGCTGATCGGACTGAGCTTTCTGTTCTTCCTCTTTCCTGCTGCTTACCTTCCGCTGCTGCTGTTCATTATTGTGTTCAGTCTGGGTGAGCTGCTGATCGGCGCGCGGTTTGATGCCCTGGTGGATGAGCTTTCTTGTGCGGAAAATAAAGGCCTCTACTTCGGCTGTACGGAGATTGTGAAGCTGGGGACGATCAGCGGCCCGGTTGTCGGGGGCAGTCTGCTGGGGCTGTTCGGTTTCCAGACGGCCTGGCCTGTCTTCGGGCTGCTGGCGGTAATCACACTGGCCGGTGCGGGACTGATCCGGGCGGCGGGGATGAAGCATCTGCGTTCGCGGACTACAGTAAAATCCGGGGCCACTCCGGCTGCTCGGCCGAATCAAGAGCATAAATGCCTCTGA